Within Topomyia yanbarensis strain Yona2022 chromosome 2, ASM3024719v1, whole genome shotgun sequence, the genomic segment gtccaccgccaggaaccagttgagtagtacgcgacgtagcaccagTTTCGAGTCGTCAGggtgccagcgaaccggacatcaggattcaccggaatcgccagaccgTCCTCGACACCCTAACGGGTAGCTCGGAGTacgctagatccaccgccggggattagaccgagtagaccgcgtcgaatagtcGTAGGGGCGCCAGTGagccggaagctacgctccacccggaatcgctggatggacctcggcacctactggctggcctgttgagtaggctaggtccatcgccgggAACTAGATCGAATAGACGGAGTGAGGAgataaatggctcacagaaacatAAATCAGTATCaggagcaatctaccgccggggagttcacggtagggtagattcgcaGCTGTGGACTATCCGACAGAATCAGGAAAAGGGaagctcacgaaacaaacaccggtaacgaaagaaattccgttctcggggaactctcagtcggaataggataatatccgagttgatctcgataaagctgggagctaaatggtaaaaaaaagcgGGTATAGATGTCGGTGGAAACTCCTCCGTTAGGAAACTATCGggcggagtagggtgagttcaccgttgggGACTATCAAAGtagataaggccgggagctgaatgattcacggggacgagagctaaacggcgacGTTATAGATGGGCACAAGAAGTACGAGAAGAATCGAGAGATAaagctcaaaggtcgagccattcCATGAActaagtgaggctccgagatggAGCAGAATAAAGAAGTGCGACGAAAGTACAACGATCCCctccccccacgaagtaataccttgatgaAGTTCCGTGGGGAAAAGGGCGTGAAAAATAAGGATTGTTtaagtggttaggcacgaaggtgagtcgtgagtcccacacagtgccaatacactacacgtcaggcttttgaagctatttaaatctTACTATAACCCACCCCCCCCCTGGGGCGGGCAGCCATGAtcttttaaacgcgagatagtgctaagcaagtcaaatctgctacaaggagctgtgcagagacgTAGATGCTAACCCCTGGGACAATGCTtgccgtgtcgttatggccagcaTCAAGGGaccaatgacgccagtcgaaatgtgcgccaacaaattgaaaattattgtgGAGGGTTTTTCCCGAACCCCGACCTGAAAGAAATGCCTgcacgatggctacttcccggatagaaaGAAGATGCATCGCTACTGCGTCGTGGTAACGATAGATGTAAAGAACGCCTTCAACAGTGCcagcaggggggggggggggggttatcgCCGTAGCACTGTACAGAATgtgggttccggactatctgtgcaaggttctgaaaagttacttccagaagcgagtactggtctacgaaacaccgtcatttcgtgtgcaaactcgaacgcgctaatgcgtaccaaaacacgaacACATGTTCGTCGACACAACCGAACctcatgtacgtacgcggtgttcgtacacacaggttcttgatactagttttctctttctctcatccatcatcactagcattgactcattATGTTTTGTGTgcagcgttgccaatgttccagatttatctggaatcttccagatttttcccaactgaGCAGAAATTTGTTCAAGCCAgacattttgccagatttgaaggcacaaatccccgactacatacggggaacgtgccatttaagccaatatattctgatacatacaaattttggaaatctaGTTTACATTCGATTAATACACGTTCTGTGGAGACCaaaatgtatgccaaatttcgatgactttgaggtcacagtgaagtgacagattttgccagatatttttattttaactgcCAGATATTACTctaaaaatagtggcaaccctgttgtatgtgcctttcttatgtacgcacacggtgtacgtacacgatgtttaaacctaagtttgcacatcgttcgcttgggttcggtgttcgatcCGAACCTGTGCACAAAGGTAAAGCAtttttgaggttgaacgcgtgcacgaaattttgcacacgggtgcaaacttgtcgatgttcatgggaagactgctcTGGAACATCTGGAATGAGATGATGAtgtcctgacgataacaggtggagatgttgacggcagaaaCAATAGGAATTGTGGgaacctggatggctgacgtcTAGTTGCAGCTGGTTCACCACAAGACCCATAAGACaagaggtagtgctggtcagcaatcgaaaaaaaatccagcgtgtcgatttcagcgtcgggggacaatccatcccatcgatgcgtgcgctcaaGAACCAGTGTGAGATGGTCGACAATCGGTTGAATTAGGGTTACCAAATTGACTGAGAGTGAAATAAGGACTCTTGAATTTTGACCGCGACTAACAAAATTTGCTCATATTTGAGTAAAATGGGATTGATTTTTAAAAAGGTGATGGACAAACCATTATTTCTACCAGCACTCAACAACATAAGAAAcgtgaaaaaaatagtttgaaaCTTTACTTCAACCAATAACATTAATCAATGCTATAACGAAGTGAACAATTAAAATGGCGaataaaatatttcattcaCATGAGTGCACttaatctaattgatttcaaatataccATAGATTGAGACTACaactaaggacatttgaagtaaaatcaAGGACGCTTACTCAAATCGTCAAAATTAAGGACATGTtgtttaaaataaggacggttggtaaccctagttaaattacaacacccatgtcgactatgtatgtatGAGAAgactgcgaggacaactaacgcattggcaaggatcatgccgaataacggaggagcaagatgcagcacgagacgtctcttggcgggtgtctcatcctcaatactgaggtatggcgtaccggcaTTGGCTgttgcgctgaactcaaagcggaaatGGATGAAGTtaacaagcacgtttcgcctaatggctgtttgtgtcgcgagtgcgtacagaacgatatcgtcggaggcggtatgcgtaattgccgggatgattcccatctgcatcactctggctgaggacgtggaatgttaccagcggagaaatgcacgtaatgcaagaaGACTGATCCGAGCGGACTTGTTGGTCAactggcagcaagagtgggacaacgtgGAGAAAAGAAGGTGGAACCACCGagtcatcccaaatgtgtctgcttgggtatataggaagcatggagaagtgaacttccatttgacgcagtttttgtccgggcatggatgcttcctgAAGTATCTACATTGGTTacgacacgcttcgtcaccgctttgcccggagtgtgtgaacgtgcaagaggcACCATGTTCACTCGGTCACacggtcttcgaatgccctaagttcgaagaagtccgaaggggtatgtcTGGTATAACAGTGGACAATAACGTCgtagagatgtgccacgacgagcacatctgggacgctgtcaacagattggttacgagtatactctccgagctgcagaggaagtggcgaagggaccaacaaagtagcgccattggctagaacgccgccgtggaaccataaatcgggtttcgggagaaattcagCTGCCGGGGAGCTCTCCACCGGAGTTGACtagatctaccgccggggactagttgagtagtacgcgatgcagcatcgggtcgttggggcgccagcgaTCTCGATACTAGGCTCCACCGACACCTTACCTGGTAACTCGTGAGTAGGCTTGATCCGccgtcggggactagatcgagtaaacTGCGTCGGGCAGCGGGTCGTCAGTGCACCGGAAGCTATGCTCCACCTGGGATCGCTGAACAGGCCTCGGCACCTACTGGCTGTCACGTTGAATGGGTTAAGTCCACTATTGCGGACTAGAttgagtagatcgggacgaagcggtgAGCTAAATGGCTCTCCAAAACAAGTATCGGTATCGGGATAAATCCTCCGCTGATGAATTCTTATCAGGGTAAATTCTAATTGGATGAGAGCTAATTGGCTAACGGAACAGACATCGGTACCTAGAGGAATTTTGCCGCCCGGGAATTCCCAGTCGGAGTAGAGTAGTTTCACCACCGGATAATATCCGAGAAGTCCTCGATAAAGTTGGAAGCGGCTAGTGGCATCGGAAGAAATCCTTCCATCATGGATCTTTCAGTCCAAGAGTAAGGTGAATTCACTTTCGGGGACTAACCGAGTAGATAGTGATCAAGcagggagctgaatgactcacgaaaACAGAAGCTAACTGGCTCAGGAAATCAGTTACTAAATGGCTTACTGAGACGAGAATTAAATAGCGATGTAATAGATGGAGAtgaaaagcaagagaagagtcgaaaGCAGAAAGGCTCATAGGTCGAGCTATTTCATGGATCAAGTGGTGGTCCGATATAGCTGCGGAAAGTTCACGAGCAAAAAAGAAGTACGAAGAAAGCACCACGCCCCctccacgaagtaataccttgatgtagttTGTGGGGaaaagagtaaggagtgtttttagTGACTAGGCACGGAAGTGAGTGGCGAGTTTCACACAGTACCAGTACACTACAAGGggcttttgaaactttttaaaccttactacaAAAATAAACACACACACTCATACAGGGAGCAGCAGAGACACAGGGACAGGAGTTAAAAGgcttaaaccccccccccccctccccttctACACCGAACCTACTGCGACTTGGAGGATATGGTGGGGTCTGGGCAGCAATGGGCTTTGTTAGACATGTAAAAAGCCATAATTCCGAACGCAGCTGCGACGAAGCGGGTTTGTTGCGCTTCTGCCAAGATCCTAAGATTTTAGTAATCATAGATTAGCAATAAAGGCCCCCTATCCCAAACGAAGTGGCAACCGACACATCAGGATCGATACCAGTATTATCCTGATTGCGGCGTACTGGCCACTGCGAACTTCAACGGACAGATCACGGATCATGAATTGGACGACGattttgggctgacaggcgtgctgttctattccctgagtaaggaagaatgacaccgacttgaaatggtgAGTGCGCCAACAGAACGGCTGCCTCCTTCCCGACAAAACtttggcaggtctccgggtccGTTAAAAACTCGTCACCATTTAGttggagcattcccgattttacgccaatccggctctgaacactactccccatgaaggatagtgtcaacccttgcatgacttCCCTGcttcatagataatcatgggatcacgaAAGGCGACTATGTACAACGAGTGAACATAGCTGCCTGGAGTTGGGATCCAATAAAACATTGGAACTCACACATATGGAGCAGGCGCGACAAATCCGTTCGCCAGAGGTagtttggtgaggtcaccaccaccaccagtaGCTGAAGTAATTCAGCAAGAACAAGAGGAGGgaaagcagcagcaacagccaCATCAGAGTGGGATGAATTATGTCCCGCAGAATccaaaagtagtggcagcgTAGTATTTATGGAAGAGCTCCACAAATTTGTGGTGCGAGAAACAATGACCATAAGGACATTACAATATTTAcgtatatactatacattatttctacggttaagttcattaaccctccggaagtcgcgattatgacccactgaacgagcagccgctgttgcactaagacgatttcgctagattttcagagcagcgtgcactcagtgcactagcgcgactgccggaaggttaaggagATGGTTGTCAGAATCCGAAAGGAGATATTGTCTGCCGTGAATGAGTATGACTCGGCAACGCGAAGGGCTGATGTAGCTGAGTGAGcattggcgtcggctaaggctactatctTCCCAGTCCCACTGAAGCAGGGAAACGAGAAGCAGATTGGaatggagaacacgccagttcccacgACTCTAAAAAGGACAAGTacctcgccaggagacggaaGACCAGGAGGGCCCAAGAGGCAGACACTCGAAGACGCTGTTGTTGCCGACGGAAAGGACGTCACCCAACAGgaagaaagctggagtaccgttgtaggtagaataaacacgggaaacagcaaaagcaGCAGGAAGAGCAAAACGTAGAATTGAAGACAAGGAAAACTTCTgtctcgtcagaaggcgccaaagAGAGAATCTgtgctcgtcaaagccaatGACGTACGACGTATGCAGCGCTGCTCAAGAAGATCAGgcaggacccggagctgaaggaTTTGGGGGACAACGTGGTGAGAATCAGGCCTACCTAAAAAGGCGAGATGATCTTAGAGTTGAAGAAGGATCCCACGACTAGCAGCTCGACCTTGCGGGAGACGATTACCAACGATGGgtgaaaaggcagaagttaaaaccttaaatctggagatggtgattgtgtgttaggaccttgatgaaatcacgacggaagacgagctgagaagcgcactgaagcagcagtgtaacctgggtgaggtgcacatgacgatccggatTAAGAGGGGGTACGGAGCaactcagacagcgatgattcgtttaccgctAACCGCTGCCGATAAGGCACTGGAAGTAGGCAAAGTTTTAGTTGGATGGGCGAGAGGGCTATTGAGAGTCGCCCCATGAGTGAATAAACAAGTGGAGAAATGTTTCAAGTGTTTGGGCTATGGACAATTGGCAgtggcttgcaaaggcccggatagatccaggatgtgctggaaatgcggggaaACAGGTCATCGTGAGAGAGATGGCACACAAAGGTTGATGTGTATGCTTTGTACTCCAGATGACGGAAAGGACCACCATACGGGTGATTTCAAATGCCCTGCTCACAATCATTCTAACGCCGCACAGCGTTATGGTGGCCTATGACACAAACTATGTGTGACGTCGCTTTGATTTCAGAGCCGTCCTCCTGATAATGGTAACTGGGTGGCGCATAGATCGGGAACAACTGcgatacaagttatgggcagGATCCCCTTTCAAGAAGCGATAGAACGGTCATATGAGGGACTCGTGATCAacaaaatcaacggcgtctaCGTGTGCAGCTGTccacgctccaccaaggtgaaCAGTAGAGCACTTCAGcgtaatgctggagcagttaaccgagcagttgatctgTCGGAAGCCGATAGTCATTGGTGTTGACTTCAATGCCTGGGCTGGGgagtggggcagtagagtaacaaTACAAGAGGGTGTATTCTGCAGGAAGCTCTAACGAAGTTAgatgtacgattgtgcaattTAAGGTTCTGTTAGCACCTTTCGGGGAGACGGGTGGAGTCTATCATCAGCGTCACATTCCGTAGACTTTCATtaacggcgaacatggattggagagtatacGAAACGTATACgaatagcgaccaccaggcgattcgctaccgtatcggtgaatggaaccctgctgcagcacggaaaaggatgaccggcgagcgaaagtggaagacgaaagccttcaatgAAGATGTCTTCGTTGAGGCACTTTGACTGGACAGCTGGACCGGGAACGTTGATGCGTCCGATTTAACGAGAAGGATTGTAGCGGCTTGTAGCGCCATAATGTGAAACTGGAACCAAGCAGTAGACGGCTTTctgcttactggtggaacgaaacgCTCAGAATACTGCTTGTCTCAGAACCCGCGCGAGAGCTCAGAGAGCAGGATCGAGCCAGGTAAATAAAGCGCAAGGcggcgtttcgggaagctagggccgcttagATCAAGCTTGGTAAGTTAGATTGTCACAAAgagctgtgccgagaagtagacgccaatccctggaggGAACACGTACCAAGTCATGATGCCGAAGGTGAACGTTAACTGAAATATGTCTGTGTAAACTACAGATAaccgttgagggtctcttcccaaGGCACGATACATCTGCCTTGCCACCGaaaccgtacggcgaagaagaaggagcaaacgtggacgatcggcaagtgactgtAGAAGCATCGATGCGAGTGAAAGCCTCCGATCTGGATAGAATACCAAACATGGCGCTGAATGCTTCAATCCGGGCATATATATGGCGGACATGTTCAGAATGGTGATGCGTCGCTCCCTAGAAATAAAGATACAAAAGCTGATGTGGCTGCTAAAGACAGGGATGCCATCCGGCCTCGTATGGACATGTATGTATGCTGGGTTCACTCCGAAAAACTCCGGGAAATAATCATCCGTAACAGGCTGACGAAACGTACGGAGGGCGAGCGCGGTATGTCCAAGATGTAGTTCGGATTCTACAAAGGAGGATCGACAGTGGAGGCAAATTGGACAGTGTTCGAGAGCGCTGAGAAAGCATCTCAAATCAACGCTTCTCTCGCAATCAATTGAACTGTTTGAATTCTCTCTAagtattgaaacaaaaaaacttgAAACGTTAATATGTAACtatatgtaaaaatatttcaaaactgcaataatcaacaaataaaatgacacttgCAGTCCCGCTGCAGCGCTAATTTCACCTAGCACCATGGCCTCATATGGTCCCAAGAACACCACCGTCGTGTTAACAGTATCCCCAACTAGGTGACGAGATTCCTTCCCAACGAGTTTAACCATGGCCCTTTCATCCGAAAATCGGTACAGATCTTTCACGTCTACTTCATGCGTTTGACCAGAGAAATTGATCAGCACAATGTTGTACGGATCAAAAGCACGATCCTCGTTCTCACGAATATACCGAACTAATCCGAACACGTCGTCGTTGAACGCACGAGAACTGAACTCGCCGTGAGTGAAGAGTCGGTCTTTCCGAAGCTTCAGAACATCCACATAGAATTTGTAGGTACTGTAATCTGCTTCCTGTTGCTTAAGAAGGTTGGTCCGTCTGTACAGAGGATGCATCGGAAGCCAAGTTTTGACGGCTTTCGAAAACCCAGCATTGAATGTGTCATCCCATTGGAATGGTGTCCGCTGAGGGTCTCTGGATGCCAATTTATATCTTTCCGGTCCAAGGTTGCATCCTTGAGGATCTTTGCTATCTTCGTAGGACATGTCGCGGAAATCTTCCATACCAATCTCTTCTCCATTGTAGACTACCGCAACTCCTGGTAAGGTCATCAGAAGCAAGGCCATCCCATCGATACGTTCCCGCCCGTAACGGCTGGCTATACGAGGTTTATCATGGTTACCCAGCACCCAGTTGGCAACTTTGCCACGGGGCATGTTGTCCAACCAACGATCAATGACAAATTTAAAATCAGGTGCCTTCGATTTGTCTTCCAAATTTTCTATCATGGCAAAATTAAATGGGAAATGAGCTCTCAGCTGGGTCCCGTCGTCTGATTCGTAGTATTTCATGGTCATTGTTAAATTTGCATACGCTTCCGTCATCATTATACTGAAATCGATGAAATAGTaacaaagtgaataaaatatatcATTTGCCGCACTTACACTGTCTCCAATCCATTCTCCTTCACGTAGTCATCGATTAGTTTACGCCAACGGGCAATCACTTCGTACGTTTCCGGAAGATCTTTCGTATAGATGTGATGCGTATAACCATAGCTATTGGGATCTTCCGGATCGTTAATCGGCTCATTACGCAAATCTTCTACCTCGAACATATGATTGATCGCATCAATGCGGAATCCTGATGCACCTTTTCCCATCCAGAAGCGCAGAATCTCATCGAATTCCTTGATCACTGCTTCGTTCCGAAAGTTCAAATCCGGCTGTCCAATGGCAAACTGGTGAAGATAATACTCTCCCCGGCGGCCACTCCACTCCCAAGCGGAACCGTAGAACACAGATTGCTAATCataattgaaatatttaaagcttGGCTTATAGTGTGTCCAAACACAACTTACCCAATTGTTGGGAACCAATGGGCGTCCTCCTGTTGAATTTGTCAAACCCTTATGCCACACATAGTAGTCCGTATATGGATCAATTTTCTGCTCCGACTTAATGAACCACTCGTGCTGATTGCTGGAGTGATTTGGAACAAAGTCCAGAATAATTTTGATACCAAGCGACTTAGCCTTCGTAAACAATTCCTCCAAGTCGGCATTCGTCCCAAACAGTGGATCCACCGAGATGAAATCACTCACATCGTACCCAAAATCTTCCTGTGGTGATGAAAAAATTGGACTCAACCACGTGGCCTCCACGCCGGTATCTTTCAGATATTGCAGCTTGGCTGTGATTCCTTTTACATCACCGGTCCCGTCGTCACCCGTATCGAAGAACGATCGCGGATAGATCTGATAGAATACGGCCGTTTCCCACCAGTCCTTCGTAGCGTTTTCGTGGACC encodes:
- the LOC131679401 gene encoding maltase 2-like produces the protein MITVQVTWSLLAILCLTGTLSVHENATKDWWETAVFYQIYPRSFFDTGDDGTGDVKGITAKLQYLKDTGVEATWLSPIFSSPQEDFGYDVSDFISVDPLFGTNADLEELFTKAKSLGIKIILDFVPNHSSNQHEWFIKSEQKIDPYTDYYVWHKGLTNSTGGRPLVPNNWQSVFYGSAWEWSGRRGEYYLHQFAIGQPDLNFRNEAVIKEFDEILRFWMGKGASGFRIDAINHMFEVEDLRNEPINDPEDPNSYGYTHHIYTKDLPETYEVIARWRKLIDDYVKENGLETVIMMTEAYANLTMTMKYYESDDGTQLRAHFPFNFAMIENLEDKSKAPDFKFVIDRWLDNMPRGKVANWVLGNHDKPRIASRYGRERIDGMALLLMTLPGVAVVYNGEEIGMEDFRDMSYEDSKDPQGCNLGPERYKLASRDPQRTPFQWDDTFNAGFSKAVKTWLPMHPLYRRTNLLKQQEADYSTYKFYVDVLKLRKDRLFTHGEFSSRAFNDDVFGLVRYIRENEDRAFDPYNIVLINFSGQTHEVDVKDLYRFSDERAMVKLVGKESRHLVGDTVNTTVVFLGPYEAMVLGEISAAAGLQVSFYLLIIAVLKYFYI